The Mycolicibacterium brumae DNA window GGTCGTCTGCATCCCATAGTGCACGGGGCCACCGACAGCATGTTTGGGCTTGATGGAGCTGGGGAACCCCTGTGAAGACGAGGATTCGGGCGGGGCCGCATCCGCCACTCGGACCTTGAGTCCACGATGTAAAGGACCCATTCTCATGATGAATTCCACTGGCCGCAGCATGCCCAAGATCTGGACCGGGGCCGGAGCGTTGATGATCGGCGGCGCGGCGACCCTGTTGGCGCTGGCGCCGACGGCGGGTGCGAACCCGGCGCCCGGCTGCAGCGCAAGCGAGATCTCCGGCACAGTCAGCACCGTCACGACCTCGGCGCGCGACTACCTCAACGCCCATCCCGGAGCCAACCAGGCCGTCACCGCGGCGTTCAACCAGCCGCGGCCCGAGGCGGAGGCGAACCTGCGGAGCTACTTCACCGCCAACCCGACGGAGTACTTCGATCTGCGCGGCATCTTGTCGCCGCTCGGTGATGTGCAGCGCAACTGCGGGGTGAGCGTTCTCCCCGGCGAACTGGGATCGGCGTACAGCACCTTCATGGCCGGATAGCTCGTGGTGTTGGGGCGCCTTCCGCGTAGCGGGGCGCCCCAGCATTCGGGGGGGCGGGCGCCCCAGCATTCGAGGGGTTCGGGTGCCCAACATTCGGGGGTTCGGACGGAAGCATGTGGGGGTTCGGGCGGGTGTCGCTGATAGTGAGACGGTGCCCGCGCGAGGGTCGAATTTTCTCATAGAACTCTCAATCCACAGGGCCCGTTTTCCGTTGTCTCGCAACGGAACTTGTCGGACCCGAGGTATAGCGTTCTTGCTATGAGCAGCAACGCCTACGCCGACCGGGAAGCGATCTTCGCCGCCCTCGCGCAGGCCGAAACCGCCCACCACGTCCTGGCTTCGGCGTCCCTCGACGCGCTCTCGTCGGAGGAGATTTTGGAGGTGCTCGCGCGCCGGGAGGCGCTCGCGTGGCGGGCCCCGGCGGCCGACCACCGACTGCTCGCCCGGTTGGTGGCCGACGGCAATCCGGGGGTGTTGGGGGCGGCGAACCTCACCCTCGTGTTGGAGGAGCGTCTGCGGATCTCCCGCGGCGTCGCCCGACGGCGTCTGGCTGAGGCCGCCGACCTGGGGCCGCGCACCGCGGTGGATGGGCAACCTTTGGAGCCGGTGATGCCGTCGGTCGCCCAAGGGGTGGCGGACGGGGTGATCGGCCCGGAACAGGTCGCCATCGTGCGAGACACCTACGCGAAGATCCCGGCGGCGGTGGATCCGGAGACCCGGGCTGATGCCGAGAAGGAGTTGGCCGAGCTCGCCACGCAGTACGGGCCCTCGCATTTGAGCAAACTGGCGACCATGCTGCTCATGGTCCTCGACCCGGACGGGGACTTCGCCGATCGGCGCCGCGCCGCCGCCCGCGGCCTGTCCGTCGGCGCCCAAACCCATGACGGGATGCGCAACCTGCGGGCGCGGTTGACCCCCGAAGCCTGGGCCACCCTAGAACCCATCCTGGAAAAGTTAGCGGCGCCGGGCATGTGCAATCCCGACGATGAACACCCCTGTGTCTCCGGAACACCCAGCGAGGAACAAATCCAAGGCGATAAGCGGACGGTGTCGCAACGCAACCACGACGCCCTGGTCGCCGCGATGCGGGCACTGCTGGCCTCCGGCGACCTCGGGCAACACAACGGACTACCCGTCACCGTGATTGTGACGACGACACTTGCGGAGCTGAACGCCGCGGCCCACGGTGGGGTGCCCGCCGACCTCGGCGGCGGGCCGATCACCGACCCCGTCGTCACCA harbors:
- a CDS encoding heme-binding protein, with product MNSTGRSMPKIWTGAGALMIGGAATLLALAPTAGANPAPGCSASEISGTVSTVTTSARDYLNAHPGANQAVTAAFNQPRPEAEANLRSYFTANPTEYFDLRGILSPLGDVQRNCGVSVLPGELGSAYSTFMAG
- a CDS encoding HNH endonuclease signature motif containing protein; this encodes MSSNAYADREAIFAALAQAETAHHVLASASLDALSSEEILEVLARREALAWRAPAADHRLLARLVADGNPGVLGAANLTLVLEERLRISRGVARRRLAEAADLGPRTAVDGQPLEPVMPSVAQGVADGVIGPEQVAIVRDTYAKIPAAVDPETRADAEKELAELATQYGPSHLSKLATMLLMVLDPDGDFADRRRAAARGLSVGAQTHDGMRNLRARLTPEAWATLEPILEKLAAPGMCNPDDEHPCVSGTPSEEQIQGDKRTVSQRNHDALVAAMRALLASGDLGQHNGLPVTVIVTTTLAELNAAAHGGVPADLGGGPITDPVVTITGPDTAQRHDRPETPGQAETSGTPAIPAPDVPAALTGWAVTAGGSMVPMSDFLRMASHALHYLVIFDGRGRPLWLGRTKRLASADQRLVLFARDKGCTRPGCTASAYRCQADHLDNFSQDGQTNVDELGLDCGPDNRMAYQQNWTTRLNTDGRVEWTPPKHLDHGQPRVNPYHQPADMLAHFHKRFRHQHPPGTDPPQGSAR